Proteins from a genomic interval of Nocardioidaceae bacterium:
- a CDS encoding tripartite tricarboxylate transporter permease, giving the protein MDQLDLLLGGFAGAFTPMNLLWVVVGCLIGTAVGVLPGLGSSMAVALLLPMTFALDPTAAFILFAGVYFGGLFGDSTMGILMNTPGQASAIASTFEGHAMAKAGRAPQALAVAAIGAFVGGMSASVVVVFLAPTLADWSTAFGPAEYFALSLLAFIAISSVVAESVVKGLASLVLGLSFATVGVDAFSGADRFTFGSPQLFDGVSLVVVAVALLALGEVLKVATRFAREARPPQLGTKGERAHLSLAEVKEAAPAIARGTAIGLPFGVIPVGGADVPTFMAYDVERRLDRRSGSPKFGTGALRGLAAPEAAGNATTGMAMAALLALGLPVSATAAIMLGAFRQYGLQPGPLLFDNSADLVWSLLASFFLAMVVLLVINLPFAHLWSRLLLIPAPYIYGGIVVFCGLGIYATAQSTFDLFAFLVLGVLGFVMRRYDVPVAPALIGMVLGPLAESSMREALLSSNGDYGVFVGGPIPLVLYAVLLLLVLVKAAQSLRSRASVDV; this is encoded by the coding sequence ATGGATCAGCTCGACCTGCTGCTCGGCGGTTTCGCCGGCGCCTTCACCCCGATGAACCTGCTGTGGGTCGTCGTCGGGTGCCTCATCGGCACCGCCGTCGGCGTCCTTCCGGGCCTGGGCTCGTCGATGGCCGTGGCGCTGCTGCTGCCGATGACCTTCGCGCTCGACCCGACCGCGGCCTTCATCCTCTTCGCGGGCGTCTACTTCGGCGGCCTCTTCGGCGACTCGACCATGGGCATCCTGATGAACACCCCGGGGCAGGCCTCGGCGATCGCCTCGACCTTCGAGGGTCATGCGATGGCCAAGGCCGGACGGGCACCCCAGGCCCTCGCGGTCGCCGCCATCGGTGCCTTCGTCGGAGGCATGAGCGCCTCGGTCGTGGTGGTCTTCCTCGCCCCGACGCTGGCCGACTGGTCGACCGCGTTCGGGCCGGCTGAGTACTTCGCGCTCTCGCTCCTTGCGTTCATCGCCATCTCCTCGGTGGTCGCGGAGTCCGTGGTCAAGGGGCTTGCCTCCCTCGTGCTGGGGCTGTCCTTCGCCACCGTCGGCGTCGACGCCTTCTCCGGGGCGGACCGGTTCACCTTCGGCTCCCCGCAGCTCTTCGACGGCGTCTCGCTCGTCGTGGTCGCCGTCGCGCTGCTGGCCCTCGGCGAGGTGCTGAAGGTCGCCACCCGGTTCGCGCGCGAGGCACGCCCGCCCCAGCTCGGGACCAAGGGCGAGCGGGCCCACCTCTCGCTCGCCGAGGTGAAGGAGGCAGCGCCGGCCATCGCCCGCGGCACCGCGATCGGCCTGCCCTTCGGTGTCATCCCCGTCGGCGGGGCCGACGTCCCCACGTTCATGGCGTACGACGTGGAGCGCCGCCTGGACCGCCGGTCCGGGTCGCCGAAGTTCGGCACCGGCGCCCTGCGCGGCCTGGCCGCCCCGGAGGCGGCGGGCAACGCGACCACGGGGATGGCGATGGCCGCGCTGCTCGCCCTCGGGCTGCCCGTCTCCGCGACCGCCGCGATCATGCTGGGCGCGTTCCGGCAGTACGGCCTGCAGCCGGGCCCGCTGCTCTTCGACAACTCCGCCGACCTGGTCTGGTCGCTGCTGGCCAGCTTCTTCCTCGCGATGGTCGTGCTACTGGTGATCAACCTGCCGTTCGCGCACCTGTGGTCGCGGCTGCTGCTGATCCCGGCGCCGTACATCTACGGCGGGATCGTCGTCTTCTGCGGCCTCGGCATCTATGCCACCGCCCAGTCGACCTTCGACCTGTTCGCGTTCCTCGTGCTCGGGGTGCTCGGCTTCGTGATGCGGCGCTACGACGTGCCGGTGGCGCCCGCGCTCATCGGCATGGTGCTCGGCCCGCTGGCCGAGTCCAGCATGCGCGAGGCGTTGCTGAGCTCCAACGGCGACTACGGCGTCTTCGTGGGCGGGCCGATCCCGCTCGTGCTGTACGCCGTGCTCCTGCTGCTGGTGCTGGTCAAGGCCGCCCAGAGCCTCCGCAGCCGCGCGTCCGTCGACGTCTGA
- a CDS encoding tripartite tricarboxylate transporter TctB family protein — MMHVAAPRTRADARDPRDPRATLPRGHGALIVPAIVALVSTLLVVGLVQMEVPEDADFPGPRFFPTILAVAGYVLSALLVVHYLRAPDAADRGEHRTYSDWTAFAWIAGGFAAFASLLDLLGWVIGAALLFWCVTRAFRSVRPAYDLGLGLVLSSAVYLVFGAGLGLPLPSGILGGL, encoded by the coding sequence GTGATGCACGTAGCCGCCCCGCGCACCCGGGCCGACGCCCGGGACCCCCGGGACCCGCGCGCCACCCTCCCCCGCGGCCACGGCGCGCTGATCGTGCCGGCAATCGTGGCGCTGGTCAGCACGCTGCTGGTGGTCGGCCTGGTGCAGATGGAGGTGCCCGAGGACGCCGACTTCCCCGGCCCACGCTTCTTCCCGACCATCCTCGCCGTCGCCGGCTACGTGCTCAGCGCCCTGCTGGTCGTGCACTACCTGCGCGCACCGGACGCGGCCGACCGCGGTGAGCACCGCACGTACAGCGACTGGACCGCCTTCGCCTGGATCGCCGGCGGCTTCGCGGCCTTCGCCTCGCTGCTCGACCTGCTCGGCTGGGTCATCGGCGCCGCCCTGCTCTTCTGGTGCGTCACCCGCGCCTTCCGCAGTGTCCGCCCCGCGTACGACCTCGGGCTCGGCCTGGTCCTGTCCAGCGCGGTCTACCTCGTCTTCGGAGCGGGCCTCGGCCTGCCCCTGCCGTCCGGGATCCTGGGAGGTCTGTGA
- a CDS encoding tripartite tricarboxylate transporter substrate binding protein, which translates to MTDPTSERATGTRSGRVRLARATGAVVAAGVVAAAVATSAQSAGVSTGLRTKATLIAPASAGGGWDTFMRESQNAMRENGIGTNVQVLNVPGAAGTIGLTNLARRSGEAGTVMVGGTGLVAGVEQLDTGVTMDDVTPVVRVVEEYDVVVVPADSSLRTLEDLIEAWTAEPGAVPFTGGGSFDQLVMAELAISAGLDPTEVNYIPASGGGEVAQSLVTGTAAAATSGFPDVDDQIASGRLRALGLVAEDRLDGVDIPTLREQGHDVTLSNWRAVYAPPGVTDAQVREIRAVYADIVETPEWKDAVRRNQWSTVWLEGAELRRFARDEQQRVADLYEELGL; encoded by the coding sequence ATGACCGATCCGACCAGCGAGCGAGCCACGGGCACGCGCAGCGGCCGCGTCCGCCTCGCCCGCGCCACCGGCGCGGTGGTCGCCGCAGGCGTCGTCGCAGCAGCCGTCGCCACCTCGGCCCAGAGCGCCGGCGTCTCGACGGGCCTGCGGACGAAGGCGACACTCATCGCACCGGCGTCCGCGGGCGGCGGCTGGGACACCTTCATGCGTGAGAGCCAGAACGCCATGCGTGAGAACGGCATCGGCACCAACGTGCAGGTGCTCAACGTGCCCGGCGCCGCCGGCACGATCGGGCTCACGAACCTCGCGCGCCGCTCCGGCGAGGCCGGCACCGTCATGGTCGGCGGCACGGGCCTGGTGGCCGGGGTCGAGCAGCTCGACACCGGGGTCACGATGGACGACGTCACCCCGGTGGTCCGGGTGGTCGAGGAGTACGACGTGGTCGTCGTGCCCGCCGACTCGTCGCTCCGCACCCTGGAGGACCTCATCGAGGCATGGACCGCCGAGCCCGGTGCCGTGCCCTTCACCGGCGGGGGCAGCTTCGACCAGCTCGTGATGGCCGAGCTCGCGATCTCCGCGGGGCTGGACCCCACCGAGGTCAACTACATCCCCGCGTCCGGGGGTGGCGAGGTCGCCCAGTCGCTGGTGACCGGGACCGCCGCCGCCGCGACGTCGGGCTTCCCCGACGTCGACGACCAGATCGCGTCGGGGCGACTGAGGGCGCTCGGGCTGGTGGCCGAGGACCGGCTCGACGGTGTCGACATCCCGACGCTGCGCGAGCAGGGCCACGACGTGACCCTGTCGAACTGGCGCGCGGTCTACGCCCCGCCGGGGGTCACCGATGCCCAGGTGCGCGAGATCCGTGCGGTGTACGCCGACATCGTCGAGACCCCTGAGTGGAAGGACGCGGTGCGCCGCAACCAGTGGAGCACTGTCTGGCTCGAAGGCGCCGAGCTGCGCCGCTTCGCCCGCGACGAGCAGCAGCGCGTCGCCGACCTGTACGAGGAGCTGGGACTGTGA
- a CDS encoding sensor histidine kinase: MPRRVPLRTQLLWLQVLIVTTAVVLVGVVATMLQAQQIRDSYEQQMAGVARSVATLPSVVAAYDDADPAATIQPIAELIRQASGVTYVVLTDDRGIRYSHPEPDRIGERVSTDPSAVLAGATFVGTETGTLGESWRVKLPVRDEDGAVIGTASVGILESELQAALLEDLPWLVLWLVGAALLGVLGAAWVSRLVWRRIHRLEPEQIAALLEVREAMLHGIGEGVLAVDERDRVSMVNDQAADLLGLTSDPEGLVARPAAEVLEPSLLALLNAEAATSERMLLVGERVLLGRRTEARVDGERVGTVLVLRDRTELERTMRELDGARDTTQALRAQAHEFSNRMHVVSGLIEMGRTDDAVDFIARAGHGGAVSGGMRTPGILAPDVAALLMAKTASSEERGITLAVDPTSSVAGPDGAGADGEAEDLITVLGNLIDNAVDASPVGGTVTISLQQDHGGIRLVVEDEGSGVRPQDRERIFETGWSTKDDQGTRGIGLALARRVARRRAGDVTLGTAASGGARFEAHLGTTQVAVTAGAPTRDEHR, encoded by the coding sequence ATGCCGCGCAGGGTCCCGCTCCGCACGCAGCTGCTGTGGCTGCAGGTCCTCATCGTGACCACGGCGGTCGTCCTGGTCGGGGTCGTCGCGACGATGCTGCAGGCCCAACAGATCCGCGACTCCTACGAGCAGCAGATGGCAGGCGTCGCCCGCAGCGTCGCGACGTTGCCCTCGGTGGTCGCGGCCTACGACGACGCCGACCCCGCGGCGACGATTCAGCCGATCGCGGAGCTGATCCGGCAGGCCTCCGGCGTCACCTACGTCGTGCTCACCGACGACCGCGGCATCCGCTACTCCCACCCCGAGCCGGACCGCATCGGCGAGCGCGTCTCCACCGACCCCTCCGCGGTGCTGGCCGGGGCCACGTTCGTCGGCACCGAGACCGGCACGCTGGGGGAGAGCTGGCGGGTGAAGCTGCCGGTCCGGGACGAGGACGGCGCGGTGATCGGCACCGCCTCGGTCGGCATCCTGGAGAGCGAGCTGCAGGCGGCGCTGCTGGAGGACCTGCCCTGGCTGGTGCTGTGGCTCGTCGGCGCAGCCCTGCTCGGGGTGCTCGGCGCGGCGTGGGTCTCCCGGCTGGTCTGGCGGCGCATCCACCGCCTCGAGCCCGAGCAGATCGCCGCGCTCCTCGAGGTCCGCGAGGCGATGCTGCACGGCATCGGCGAGGGGGTCCTCGCGGTCGACGAGCGGGACAGGGTCAGCATGGTCAACGACCAGGCGGCCGACCTGCTGGGTCTCACGTCCGACCCCGAGGGCCTGGTCGCGCGGCCTGCGGCCGAGGTGCTCGAGCCGAGCCTGCTGGCACTCCTGAACGCGGAGGCGGCCACCAGCGAGCGGATGCTCCTGGTGGGCGAGCGCGTGCTGCTGGGCCGGCGCACCGAGGCCCGGGTCGACGGGGAGCGTGTCGGCACCGTGCTCGTGCTGCGCGACCGCACCGAGCTGGAGCGCACGATGCGTGAGCTCGACGGCGCTCGCGACACCACGCAGGCCCTGCGGGCCCAGGCCCACGAGTTCTCCAACCGCATGCACGTCGTCTCCGGCCTCATCGAGATGGGGCGTACGGACGACGCGGTCGACTTCATCGCTCGCGCCGGGCACGGTGGCGCGGTGTCGGGAGGGATGCGGACGCCGGGCATCCTCGCCCCCGACGTCGCGGCCCTGCTGATGGCGAAGACCGCGAGCAGCGAGGAACGTGGCATCACCCTCGCGGTCGACCCGACCTCCTCCGTCGCCGGTCCCGACGGCGCCGGCGCCGATGGTGAGGCCGAGGACCTGATCACCGTGCTGGGCAACCTCATCGACAACGCCGTGGACGCCTCGCCGGTCGGCGGCACCGTCACGATCTCGCTCCAGCAGGACCACGGGGGCATCCGGCTCGTCGTGGAGGACGAGGGTTCCGGCGTACGCCCTCAGGACCGCGAGCGGATCTTCGAGACCGGCTGGAGCACCAAGGACGACCAGGGGACCCGGGGGATCGGCCTGGCGCTCGCGCGACGGGTCGCCCGCCGCCGCGCCGGCGACGTGACCCTCGGGACGGCAGCCTCCGGCGGGGCGCGCTTCGAGGCGCACCTGGGGACCACGCAGGTCGCCGTGACCGCCGGCGCACCGACACGGGACGAGCACCGGTGA
- a CDS encoding response regulator yields MTAPRVLVVDDDVAVAGLHVAIVEAHGGLRVVGVAHDGATALRLTEQTSPDLVLLDIHLPDTTGLEVLRRLRDLDGSVDVIAITAARELDTVRAAMAGGVLHYLVKPFTAAELRSRLDDYLHHRAEVQRTARSEDAELDQVQVDRLLDARRRPRGPRVVEETLPKGLSQVTMRAVRGALESHDGSASALEIGERVGISRVSARRYLEHLVVEQLAEVAPRYGAGRPENRYLWKH; encoded by the coding sequence GTGACGGCGCCGCGGGTGCTGGTGGTCGACGACGACGTCGCGGTCGCCGGTCTGCACGTCGCGATCGTCGAGGCGCACGGCGGCCTCCGGGTCGTGGGGGTCGCCCACGACGGCGCCACCGCCCTCCGGCTGACCGAGCAGACCTCACCCGACCTCGTGCTGCTGGACATCCACCTGCCCGACACGACAGGTCTCGAGGTCCTGCGGCGGCTGCGTGACCTCGACGGCTCCGTGGACGTCATCGCGATCACGGCCGCCCGCGAGCTCGACACCGTCCGCGCGGCCATGGCCGGAGGGGTCCTGCACTACCTCGTCAAGCCCTTCACGGCCGCTGAGCTGCGCAGCCGCCTGGACGACTACCTCCACCACCGCGCGGAGGTGCAGCGCACCGCGCGCTCGGAGGACGCGGAGCTGGACCAGGTCCAGGTCGACCGGCTCCTGGACGCGCGGCGTCGGCCCCGTGGGCCCAGGGTCGTCGAGGAGACGCTGCCCAAGGGACTCTCCCAGGTCACGATGCGCGCGGTGCGGGGCGCCCTGGAGTCCCACGACGGGTCGGCCTCGGCGCTCGAGATCGGTGAGCGGGTGGGCATCTCGCGTGTCAGTGCGCGCCGCTACCTCGAGCACCTGGTCGTCGAGCAGCTGGCCGAGGTCGCACCGCGCTACGGCGCCGGCCGCCCGGAGAACCGCTACCTCTGGAAGCACTGA